A stretch of the Lactuca sativa cultivar Salinas chromosome 9, Lsat_Salinas_v11, whole genome shotgun sequence genome encodes the following:
- the LOC111888120 gene encoding uncharacterized protein LOC111888120, producing the protein MIRPPLPPAYEPPEPPSVYCTPSPQSRATTPSPVPRFFISKQQSIIPSPQSIQLQTMMTPTTEFLYQNFPKTRDKLLLRNHRRTDPAIWCSAIICMIFSVLVILFGITTLIFFLVVKPKNPVFDTNHASLNVIYFDSPGNFNGDLTFIANFSNPNRKLNVRFEHAVLELYFDNNLIANQSIKPFSQRQRETGVVKIHFISSLVYLPRNHAMELQRQVLSNKVLYSVRGTFRVRVSFGLLHFSYWLHSRCELQMSSPPAGFLMARSCITKR; encoded by the coding sequence ATGATCCGCCCTCCCCTCCCACCGGCGTACGAACCACCAGAACCACCATCAGTCTACTGTACTCCTTCACCCCAGTCGCGAGCCACCACCCCTTCTCCTGTCCCCCGTTTTTTCATCTCAAAACAACAATCCATAATACCATCTCCTCAAAGTATCCAATTACAAACCATGATGACACCGACGACAGAGTTTCTCTACCAGAACTTCCCGAAAACCAGAGACAAACTCCTGCTAAGAAACCACCGCCGGACAGATCCGGCCATCTGGTGCAGCGCCATCATCTGTATGATCTTCAGCGTCCTTGTAATCTTGTTTGGAATCACAACTTTGATCTTTTTTCTTGTTGTCAAGCCAAAAAACCCTGTTTTTGACACAAATCATGCGAGCCTGAACGTCATATACTTCGATTCGCCTGGGAATTTCAATGGAGATTTGACTTTCATCGCAAATTTCTCAAACCCTAACAGGAAACTTAATGTGAGATTTGAGCACGCTGTTCTTGAACTCTATTTTGATAACAACTTGATAGCGAATCAATCGATCAAGCCTTTTAGTCAGCGGCAACGGGAGACGGGGGTGGTGAAGATTCATTTCATATCGAGCCTTGTGTATCTGCCACGTAACCATGCCATGGAGCTTCAAAGACAGGTTTTGAGCAACAAAGTTTTGTATAGTGTGAGAGGAACTTTTAGAGTGAGAGTGAGCTTCGGTTTGCTTCATTTCTCTTACTGGTTGCATAGCCGATGTGAGTTGCAGATGAGTAGTCCGCCGGCTGGTTTCCTTATGGCCAGAAGCTGCATCACTAAAAGATGA
- the LOC111888119 gene encoding sufE-like protein 1, chloroplastic/mitochondrial — translation MYLSSPFRHLSANLPSPSSLTFKTLPLPPSSFPLLSFPLKKLRLDKSYIVQSTPTKPSSPEPSLQTTSGSQVFEELPQKLQEIAKLFQSAQDPKAKYEQLLFYGKNLKPLHPQFKTEENKVKGCVSQVWLRAYFDDSHKRTVIFEADSDALITKGLAALLVQGLSGSTVQEILRISPDFITLLGLKQSLSPSRNNGFLNMFQLMQKKALMLYVEAEKGIESTTGIVENPQNNVDSGSISSDFPLNTDTDVDSKSNDLVLGSRGQRITEILNKELQPIQLEVEDVSYQHAGHAGVQGSNGETHFKLKVVSMEFEGKSLVKRHRLIYSLLDKELQSGLHALSIEAKTPSEIGI, via the coding sequence ATGTATCTCTCCTCCCCTTTCCGTCATCTCTCCGCCAATTTACCTTCACCTTCATCCTTAACCTTCAAAACCCTACCCTTACCACCATCATCCTTCCCACTTTTATCCTTTCCCCTGAAAAAACTCCGACTTGACAAATCATATATCGTTCAATCCACCCCGACGAAACCCTCTTCCCCTGAACCCTCCTTGCAAACTACATCCGGCTCTCAAGTCTTCGAAGAACTCCCTCAAAAGCTTCAAGAAATCGCAAAACTCTTCCAATCCGCACAAGACCCAAAAGCCAAATACGAACAGCTCTTGTTTTACGGGAAAAACCTTAAACCGCTTCACCCCCAATTCAAGACTGAAGAGAATAAGGTCAAAGGTTGTGTTTCTCAGGTCTGGTTAAGGGCTTATTTTGATGATTCTCATAAGAGAACTGTCATCTTCGAAGCCGATTCTGATGCTTTGATCACCAAAGGCTTAGCTGCTTTACTGGTTCAAGGTCTTTCTGGTTCCACTGTTCAAGAAATCCTCCGTATCTCGCCTGATTTTATTACGCTTTTGGGTTTGAAACAGAGCTTGTCTCCTTCAAGGAACAATGGGTTCTTGAATATGTTTCAGTTAATGCAAAAGAAGGCATTGATGCTGTACGTTGAAGCCGAGAAAGGAATTGAATCAACAACTGGGATTGTTGAAAACCCCCAAAACAATGTCGATTCTGGTTCAATAAGTTCTGATTTTCCATTAAACACTGATACAGATGTTGATTCAAAGTCAAATGATTTGGTATTAGGAAGCAGAGGACAGAGAATTACAGAGATTTTAAACAAAGAGCTGCAACCTATTCAATTGGAAGTAGAAGATGTTTCATATCAGCATGCTGGTCATGCAGGTGTGCAGGGTAGCAATGGTGAGACGCATTTCAAATTGAAGGTGGTTTCAATGGAGTTTGAAGGCAAGAGTTTGGTTAAAAGACATAGGCTTATTTATTCCCTTTTAGACAAGGAGTTACAGAGTGGATTACACGCCTTATCGATAGAGGCAAAGACACCATCTGAAATTGGTATTTAG
- the LOC111888136 gene encoding uridine kinase-like protein 4, giving the protein MGSKPVEYLIEASSGAHFSGFHMNGMQARNSQLQEGQATTSVTENVHKQPFIIGVAGGAASGKTTVCDMIIEQLHDQRVVLVNQDSFYHNLTPEELTRVHEYNFDHPDAFDNEKLLSVVEMLKQWKAVDIPKYDFRSYKNNISRRVNPSDVIILEGILIFHDPRVRDLMNMKIFVDTDADVRLARRIRRDTGEKGRDIGMVLDQYSKFVKPAFDDFILPTKKYADIIIPRGGDNHVAIDLIVQHIRTKLGQHDLCKIYPNLYVIHSTFQIRGMHTLIRDAQTTKHDFVFYADRLIRLVVEHGLGHLPFTEKQVITPTGSVYTGVDFCKRLCGVSVIRSGESMENALRACCKGIKIGKILIHREGDNGQQLIYEKLPQDISDRHVLLLDPILGTGNSAVQAISLLLKKGVPEANIIFLNLISAPQGVHVVCKQFPRIKIVTSEIETGLNDEFRVLPGMGEFGDRYFGTDDE; this is encoded by the exons ATGGGGTCTAAACCAGTGGAGTATTTAATAGAGGCTTCATCAGGGGCACACTTTTCTGGATTTCACATGAATGGGATGCAGGCAAGAAATTCACAATTACAGGAAGGGCAGGCAACAACTTCAGTGACAGAAAATGTGCATAAGCAACCttttattattg GGGTTGCTGGAGGTGCAGCATCTGGGAAGACTACAGTTTGTGATATGATTATTGAGCAGCTTCATGATCAGCGTGTAGTACTTGTCAATCAG GACTCATTCTATCATAATTTGACTCCTGAAGAACTTACAAGGGTCCATGAGTATAACTTTGATCATCCTG ATGCTTTTGATAATGAGAAGTTACTCTCAGTTGTGGAGATGTTGAAGCAGTGGAAAGCAGTGGATATTCCAAAATATGACTTCAGAAGTTACAAGAACAACATCTCTCGAAGG GTGAATCCTTCAGatgtgataattttggaaggcATACTGATTTTTCATGATCCTCGTGTACGTGATTTGATGAACATGAAGATCTTTGTTGATACAG ATGCTGATGTACGCCTGGCAAGGAGAATTAGGCGTGACACAGGTGAAAAGGGAAGAGATATTGGTATGGTTCTTGATCAG TACTCAAAGTTTGTGAAGCCTGCATTTGATGACTTCATACTTCCAACAAAAAAGTATGCTGACATCATCATCCCTCGTGGAGGAGACAATCATGTAGCAATTGATTTAATTGTCCAACATATTCGGACAAAACTTGGACAACATGATCTTTGTAAAATATATCCTAATTTATATGTCATTCACTCAACTTTTCAG ATACGTGGCATGCATACACTGATACGTGATGCTCAAACAACAAAACATGATTTTGTGTTTTATGCAGATCGTTTGATCCGTTTG GTGGTGGAGCATGGTTTGGGACATTTACCATTTACAGAAAAGCAGGTGATAACTCCAACCG GATCTGTATACACAGGTGTAGATTTTTGTAAGAGATTATGTGGTGTTTCTGTTATTAGAAG TGGTGAGAGTATGGAAAATGCATTGAGAGCATGTTGTAAAGGTATCAAGATCGGAAAGATTCTTATTCATAGAGAAGGTGACAATGGGCAACAG TTAATATATGAAAAACTGCCACAAGACATATCTGATAGGCACGTGTTGCTGTTGGATCCTATACTCGGAACAG GTAATTCAGCTGTTCAGGCAATTTCTTTGCTTTTAAAGAAAGGTGTACCAGAGGCCAACATCATATTCCTGAATTTGATATCT GCACCACAAGGAGTGCATGTAGTGTGCAAGCAGTTTCCAAGGATAAAGATAGTGACATCAGAGATAGAGACAGGGTTGAATGATGAGTTCCGTGTGCTTCCTGGAATGGGAGAGTTTGGAGACAGATATTTTGGGACAGATGATGAATGA
- the LOC111888166 gene encoding uncharacterized protein LOC111888166, protein MWILHAFSGSPGSINDINVLNRSPIFNNIYDRSAPDSSFQVRGTPYKYGYYLVDGIYHEYDVFVKSFTCPHGSRRKKFKRAQERARKDVARAFGALKKWWFILKKPATYLGKEKLQEIMYTCLILHNMIIEDEGRAICAFDEEETLPETQPIEIGGAEYMNRRAEIRCTETFHNLRNDLVEHVYEVQNINLNLDPPNDPEDKFSRTTLCSLF, encoded by the coding sequence ATGTGGATTTTGCATGCTTTTTCTGGTTCTCCTGGTTCGATTAACGACATCAACGTTCTTAATCGTTCACCAATATTTAACAACATATACGATAGATCTGCACCAGATTCTTCTTTTCAAGTACGTGGAACGCCATATAAGTACGGTTATTATCTGGTCGATGGAATCTATCACGAGTATGATGTGTTTGTTAAATCATTTACGTGTCCACATGGTTCTAGACGAAAGAAATTCAAGAGAGCTCAAGAAAGAGCTAGGAAGGATGTTGCGCGTGCTTTTGGAGCTCTGAAGAAATGGTGGTTCATATTGAAAAAACCAGCAACTTATTTAGGCAAGGAAAAACTTCAAGAAATCATGTATACATGTCTCATATTGCATAACATGATTATTGAAGACGAAGGAAGAGCGATATGTGCGTTTGACGAGGAAGAAACTCTACCAGAGACACAACCAATAGAAATTGGTGGCGCAGAGTATATGAACAGAAGAGCAGAGATACGATGCACTGAAACATTTCACAATCTTCGCAATGACTTGGTGGAACACGTTTACGAGGTTCAAAACATTAACCTTAATTTGGATCCGCCGAATGACCCCGAAGACAAGTTCTCGAGAACGACTTTATGTAGTTtgttttag